Proteins encoded in a region of the Streptomyces akebiae genome:
- the eno gene encoding phosphopyruvate hydratase: MPSIDVVVAREILDSRGNPTVEVEVGLDDGSTGRAAVPSGASTGAFEAIELRDGDPNRYLGKGVEKAVLAVIEQIGPELVGYDATEQRLIDQAMFDLDATDNKGSLGANAILGVSLAVAHAASEASDLPLFRYLGGPNAHLLPVPMMNILNGGSHADSNVDIQEFMIAPIGAESFSEALRWGAEVYHTLKKVLKTKGLSTGLGDEGGFAPNLESNRAALDLILEAIKEAGYTPGEQIALALDVAASEFYKDGVYTFEGKERSAAEMTEYYADLVASYPLVSIEDPLFEDDWAGWNTITEKLGDKVQIVGDDLFVTNPERLARGIEEGSANALLVKVNQIGSLTETLDAVELAQRNGFKCMMSHRSGETEDVTIADLAVAVNCGQIKTGAPARSDRVAKYNQLLRIEEILDDAAVYAGRSAFPRFKG; the protein is encoded by the coding sequence GTGCCGTCCATCGACGTCGTCGTAGCCCGGGAAATCCTCGACTCGCGAGGCAACCCCACCGTCGAGGTCGAGGTCGGCCTCGACGACGGCAGCACGGGTCGTGCCGCCGTTCCGTCCGGCGCCTCCACCGGTGCCTTCGAAGCCATCGAGCTCCGTGACGGCGACCCCAACCGCTACCTCGGCAAGGGCGTCGAGAAGGCCGTCCTCGCCGTGATCGAGCAGATCGGCCCGGAGCTCGTCGGCTACGACGCCACCGAGCAGCGCCTGATCGACCAGGCGATGTTCGACCTGGACGCCACCGACAACAAGGGCTCCCTCGGCGCCAACGCCATCCTCGGCGTCTCCCTCGCCGTCGCCCACGCCGCCTCCGAGGCCAGCGACCTCCCGCTCTTCCGCTACCTGGGCGGCCCGAACGCGCACCTGCTGCCCGTTCCGATGATGAACATCCTGAACGGCGGCTCGCACGCCGACTCCAACGTGGACATCCAGGAGTTCATGATCGCCCCCATCGGCGCGGAGTCCTTCTCCGAGGCCCTGCGCTGGGGCGCCGAGGTCTACCACACCCTCAAGAAGGTGCTGAAGACCAAGGGCCTGTCCACCGGCCTCGGCGACGAGGGCGGCTTCGCCCCGAACCTGGAGTCCAACCGCGCCGCCCTCGACCTCATCCTCGAGGCCATCAAGGAGGCCGGTTACACCCCCGGCGAGCAGATCGCCCTCGCGCTGGACGTCGCCGCCTCCGAGTTCTACAAGGACGGCGTCTACACCTTCGAGGGCAAGGAGCGCTCCGCCGCCGAGATGACGGAGTACTACGCCGACCTCGTCGCGTCGTACCCGCTCGTCTCCATCGAGGACCCGCTGTTCGAGGACGACTGGGCCGGCTGGAACACCATCACCGAGAAGCTGGGCGACAAGGTCCAGATCGTCGGCGACGACCTCTTCGTCACCAACCCCGAGCGCCTCGCCCGCGGCATCGAGGAGGGCTCCGCCAACGCCCTGCTCGTCAAGGTCAACCAGATCGGTTCGCTGACCGAGACCCTGGACGCCGTCGAGCTGGCCCAGCGCAACGGCTTCAAGTGCATGATGTCCCACCGCTCCGGCGAGACCGAGGACGTCACCATCGCCGACCTCGCCGTCGCCGTGAACTGCGGCCAGATCAAGACCGGCGCCCCGGCCCGCTCGGACCGCGTCGCCAAGTACAACCAGCTGCTGCGCATCGAGGAGATCCTCGACGACGCCGCGGTCTACGCCGGCCGCAGCGCCTTCCCGCGCTTCAAGGGCTGA
- a CDS encoding LysM peptidoglycan-binding domain-containing protein: protein MLSGNGRHRRPRQAPALLVAAGVTGSAIAIPLLGATGASAASGTTWDQVAECESGGFWSADTGNGRYGGLQLTQANWEKYGGLDYATSADQASRSQQIAVAEKVLADQGVGVWATCGLLHNLGGDSGSADVDTGVAGDSTDSDDPSGSSDSSGTSGSSSSSDPSGSSGKVDGADSAKSADSTDSDASGDSTSDAFEGSTKARTGTGADADSGDSDGSTASEGSKADKSEQSDGSSADEGEGGTGRHRGASADESASGAEVGADVTDGSRAADSTPSGRHASRGGDAAREAADGAYTVRAGDSLTRIANSLDLTGGWRELYAENEGTVGTDPDLILPGQTLEVGAETGEK from the coding sequence ATGCTCTCCGGGAACGGTCGACACCGTCGCCCCCGTCAGGCTCCCGCCCTCCTCGTCGCGGCCGGAGTGACCGGCTCGGCCATCGCGATCCCCCTGCTCGGCGCCACCGGCGCGAGCGCGGCCAGCGGAACCACCTGGGACCAGGTGGCGGAGTGCGAGAGCGGCGGCTTCTGGAGCGCGGACACCGGGAACGGACGCTACGGCGGCCTCCAGCTCACCCAGGCGAACTGGGAGAAGTACGGCGGCCTCGACTACGCGACCAGCGCCGATCAGGCCAGTCGTTCGCAGCAGATAGCCGTCGCCGAGAAGGTGCTCGCCGACCAGGGCGTCGGTGTCTGGGCCACCTGCGGTCTGCTCCACAACCTCGGCGGTGACTCGGGTTCCGCCGACGTGGACACGGGCGTCGCGGGCGACTCGACGGATTCGGATGACCCGTCTGGTTCATCCGATTCGTCCGGTACATCGGGTTCGTCTAGTTCTTCGGATCCATCCGGTTCTTCCGGCAAGGTCGACGGGGCCGACTCGGCAAAGTCCGCCGACTCCACCGACTCCGACGCCTCGGGCGACTCGACCTCCGACGCCTTCGAAGGGTCCACCAAGGCCAGGACCGGTACGGGCGCCGACGCCGACTCGGGTGACTCGGACGGCTCCACGGCCTCCGAGGGTTCAAAAGCGGACAAGTCGGAACAGAGTGATGGCTCTTCGGCTGACGAGGGTGAAGGCGGCACCGGTCGCCATCGCGGCGCCAGTGCCGACGAGAGCGCCTCCGGCGCGGAGGTCGGCGCGGACGTGACCGACGGCTCGCGCGCCGCCGACTCCACCCCCTCCGGCCGTCACGCCTCCCGCGGTGGCGACGCGGCGCGGGAGGCCGCGGACGGCGCCTACACCGTCCGCGCGGGCGACAGTCTGACGCGGATCGCGAACTCGCTGGACCTGACCGGTGGGTGGCGCGAGCTGTACGCCGAGAACGAGGGCACGGTAGGAACCGACCCGGACCTCATCCTTCCCGGTCAGACCCTCGAAGTCGGTGCCGAAACGGGCGAAAAGTAG
- a CDS encoding DUF501 domain-containing protein: MQTPPPPTPRTEPTDADVEAFQQQLGRPPRGLRAIAHRCPCGQPDVVETAPRLPDGTPFPTTYYLTCPRAASAIGTLEANGVMKEMTRRLETDPELAAAYRAAHEDYIARRDEIEVLEGFPSAGGMPDRVKCLHVLVGHSLAAGPGVNPLGDEAIAMLPEWWAKGPCVVPAPETSEEADQ; the protein is encoded by the coding sequence ATGCAGACCCCTCCGCCGCCCACCCCGCGCACCGAGCCGACCGACGCCGACGTCGAGGCCTTCCAGCAGCAGCTCGGGCGTCCGCCGCGCGGGCTGCGCGCCATCGCGCACCGCTGCCCCTGCGGACAGCCGGACGTCGTCGAGACGGCGCCGCGCCTGCCGGACGGGACGCCCTTCCCCACGACGTACTACCTGACGTGCCCGCGCGCGGCCTCCGCGATCGGCACGCTGGAGGCGAACGGCGTGATGAAGGAGATGACGCGGCGACTGGAGACGGACCCCGAACTCGCCGCCGCCTACCGGGCCGCGCACGAGGACTACATCGCCCGCCGCGACGAGATCGAGGTCCTGGAGGGCTTCCCGAGCGCCGGCGGCATGCCGGACCGGGTGAAGTGCCTGCACGTCCTCGTCGGGCACTCGCTGGCCGCCGGTCCCGGCGTCAACCCGCTGGGCGACGAGGCGATCGCGATGCTGCCGGAGTGGTGGGCGAAGGGCCCGTGCGTGGTGCCCGCGCCGGAGACCTCCGAGGAGGCCGACCAGTGA
- a CDS encoding LysM peptidoglycan-binding domain-containing protein → MLFSSKGKHRRPAVLHRSARAIAVAGVTGAAAIAAPLMAAGSASAATASEWDAVAQCESGGNWSINTGNGYYGGLQFSASTWAGYGGTQYASTADQATKAQQIAIAEKVLAGQGKGAWPVCGKGLSGASYDGAAASSGSSDSGSSQQSTKKSTEDTRASRSSERATVETPTGKKVKKGDGEYKVVTGDTLSGIAAKKNVKGGWEKLFELNKDIIDDADFIYPGQQLHLS, encoded by the coding sequence ATGCTGTTTTCCAGCAAGGGCAAGCACCGTCGTCCGGCCGTTCTTCATCGGTCTGCTCGCGCCATCGCCGTCGCCGGTGTCACCGGCGCCGCCGCCATCGCCGCCCCGCTGATGGCCGCCGGCAGCGCCTCCGCCGCCACCGCCTCCGAGTGGGACGCCGTCGCCCAGTGCGAGTCCGGCGGCAACTGGTCCATAAACACCGGCAACGGCTACTACGGCGGCCTGCAGTTCTCCGCCTCCACCTGGGCCGGCTACGGCGGCACGCAGTACGCCTCCACCGCCGACCAGGCGACCAAGGCCCAGCAGATCGCGATCGCCGAGAAGGTCCTCGCGGGCCAGGGCAAGGGTGCCTGGCCGGTCTGCGGCAAGGGCCTGTCCGGCGCCTCGTACGACGGCGCCGCCGCCTCCTCCGGCTCCTCGGACTCCGGCTCCTCGCAGCAGAGCACCAAGAAGAGCACCGAGGACACCCGCGCCTCCCGCTCCTCCGAGCGCGCCACCGTCGAGACCCCGACCGGCAAGAAGGTCAAGAAGGGCGACGGCGAGTACAAGGTCGTCACCGGCGACACCCTCAGTGGCATCGCCGCGAAGAAGAACGTCAAGGGTGGCTGGGAGAAGCTCTTCGAGCTGAACAAGGACATCATCGACGACGCCGACTTCATCTACCCGGGCCAGCAGCTCCACCTGAGCTGA
- a CDS encoding Ppx/GppA phosphatase family protein, producing the protein MTRVAAVDCGTNSIRLLVADCDPATGELVELDRRMTIVRLGQGVDRTGRLAPDALERTFAACREYAAVIKELGAERLRFVATSASRDAENRDEFVRGVFDILGVEPEVISGDAEAEFSFTGATRELAGRTDLTRPYLVVDIGGGSTEFVVGDDHVRGARSVDIGCVRLTERHLVRDGAVVDPPAPEQVAAIRADIEAALDLAERDVPLSEAHTLVGLAGSVTTLSAIAQDLPAYDSVAIHHSRIPYDRVREITEWLLRSTHAEREAVPSMHPGRVDVIAAGALVLLSIMERIGATEVVVSEHDILDGIAWSVA; encoded by the coding sequence GTGACCCGGGTCGCCGCCGTCGACTGCGGTACGAACTCCATCCGGCTCCTCGTCGCCGACTGCGACCCGGCCACCGGTGAACTGGTGGAGCTGGACCGGCGGATGACCATCGTCCGGCTCGGCCAAGGCGTGGACCGCACCGGCCGACTGGCCCCCGATGCGCTGGAGCGGACCTTCGCGGCCTGCCGTGAGTACGCGGCCGTCATCAAGGAGCTGGGCGCCGAGCGGCTCCGTTTCGTCGCCACCTCGGCCTCCCGGGACGCCGAGAACCGGGACGAGTTCGTGCGCGGGGTGTTCGACATCCTCGGCGTCGAGCCCGAGGTGATCTCCGGCGACGCGGAGGCCGAGTTCTCCTTCACCGGCGCGACCAGGGAACTGGCGGGCCGCACCGACCTCACCAGGCCGTACCTGGTCGTGGACATCGGCGGCGGCTCCACCGAGTTCGTCGTCGGGGACGATCATGTGCGCGGCGCCCGCTCGGTGGACATCGGCTGCGTCCGGCTGACCGAGCGGCACCTCGTCCGGGACGGGGCGGTCGTCGACCCTCCCGCGCCGGAGCAGGTCGCCGCGATCCGTGCCGACATCGAGGCGGCCCTCGACCTCGCCGAGCGGGACGTGCCGCTGAGCGAGGCGCACACCCTGGTCGGGCTCGCCGGTTCGGTCACGACCCTGTCCGCGATCGCCCAGGACCTGCCCGCCTACGACTCGGTGGCCATCCACCACTCCCGGATCCCGTACGACCGGGTCAGGGAGATCACCGAGTGGCTGCTGCGGTCCACGCACGCCGAGCGGGAGGCCGTTCCGTCGATGCATCCCGGGCGGGTGGACGTGATCGCGGCGGGCGCCCTCGTCCTCCTGTCGATCATGGAGCGGATCGGGGCGACGGAGGTCGTGGTGAGCGAACACGACATTCTGGACGGAATCGCCTGGTCCGTCGCGTAG
- a CDS encoding FtsB family cell division protein, whose protein sequence is MAVKDRDRDRFSTATRLKVLGEQTAARVYRSQTKRQARRSRLTGRAALLALVLCSMIVALAYPIRQYVSQRAEIADMQRQREEARERVEELRDLKARWQDDAYAEQRIRERLHYVMPGETGYTMIDPDAAKQSRTTQGAADRPWYTNVWDGVDKADAADS, encoded by the coding sequence ATGGCCGTGAAGGACCGGGACCGGGACCGTTTCTCCACCGCGACGCGGCTGAAGGTGCTCGGTGAGCAGACGGCCGCCCGGGTCTACCGCTCCCAGACCAAGCGCCAGGCCCGCCGTTCCCGGCTGACCGGCCGGGCCGCGCTCCTCGCCCTCGTCCTCTGCTCGATGATCGTGGCGCTCGCCTATCCCATAAGGCAGTACGTCTCCCAGCGCGCCGAGATCGCCGACATGCAGCGGCAGCGCGAGGAGGCGCGAGAGCGGGTCGAGGAGTTGCGTGACCTCAAGGCGCGCTGGCAGGACGACGCGTACGCCGAGCAGCGCATCCGGGAGCGGCTGCACTATGTGATGCCGGGCGAGACCGGTTACACGATGATCGACCCGGACGCGGCGAAGCAGTCCCGTACGACACAGGGGGCGGCCGACCGCCCCTGGTACACCAATGTCTGGGACGGGGTCGACAAGGCCGACGCCGCCGACAGCTGA